Below is a genomic region from Flavobacterium ginsengisoli.
AGCTTCGAGGAAAAAATATTCTAGATTTAACAGGAATTGAATACTTTACAAATTTAGAAAGCTTGGACTTGGGGGTAATTAACAATGATCCTAATAGGAACAACAAAATCAGTTCTTTAAATATTACCAAAAACACAAAACTCAAGTACTTAAGTTGCTATTACAATAATCTAACAAATCTTGATGTATCAAAAAACATCAATCTAACCGAATTGCATATTGTTGGCAATAAATTAAACAGCATAAATGTTTCTAACAATAAACTTTTAAGGATTCTTGATTGCGGCAGCAATAATTTTAAAGATCTAGATGTAACTCAAAATACAGCTTTAGAAGTTTTAAATTTCGACAGAAACAAATTAACAGATATAGATCTTTCTAACAATATAGCATTAATCAATTTAGTCTGTAACTACAATCAACTAACAAATCTTAATATTAGTAAAAACATAAAATTGGATGTACTATCGTGCAGTTTCAATAAATTAAGCAGTCTCGATGTAAGCCAAAATACAATTATCCAAGGCATTATGTGCGATGTCAATGAAATTACAAGTTTAGATATCAGCAATAATACCATATTAAAATCTTTAACTTTAAACACCAATAAGGTAAGTGTCCTCGATATTTCTAAAAATCTTCAATTATACGCTATAGATGCCGGAAACAATCAACTAACGAGTATTGACGTAGCCAAACATTTAAGTTTAAACAATTTACAAATTGCCAACAATCATATATCAAATCTAGATGTTACGAACAATGGAGCATTAGAGATATTACAATTTAGCTCAACAGATGTTCCTGAAATTAATGTTTCCAAAAACCCTAAACTTATACAATTATATTGCTCCAATACCTTACTAACTTCTTTAGATGTTTCTAAAAACCCTAAGTTAGTATCCGTTATTTGCTATAACAATTCATTAACTTCTTTAAATTTAAAAAATGGAAACAATACCTCTCTTTACAATTTAAGTTTTGTTTCCAACCCAAGTCTTGAGTGCATTCAGGTAGACGATGCAACCTATTCTAATGCCAGATGGTCTACTTACAAAGATGCTACGGCTAGTTATTCTAGCGATTGCAGTAAATTTTCTGCTATTGCTCCGCCAGTAATCAAAGCCACTGGCGACCAATTGTACTGTCCACAGGGTACTATAAAAATTGTAACAGATGTCACGATAACTCATGACCCTTTAGAAACAGGAACTGAAGCCATCTACATTCAAGTTTCTTCAGGATATTCAAGCGGTTTTGACAAACTAGAACTTTCAAATCCTACCTCGCACCCAACTATTATCACAAGCTGGGATGCCGTGGCAGGAAAACTAACATTATCAAGTCCGACGGGAGCAGATGTTTTATATTCTGATTATGTTGATGCTATAAAAGATGTAGTTTTCACAAATTCTTCTGCGACAGCTTCTGGAATTAGAACATTTTCTATAACAATGGGCAAGGCAAATTATTTACCGTCTACACAACATTATTACGAATATGTTCCAAATATTGCCATTACATGGACGGCGGCACGAGATGCAGCAGCAGCTCGTACTTATTATGGTCTTAAAGGATATTTAGCAACTATTTTATCTGCAGATGAAGCTAAATTAATTGGTGAACAAGCTTCTGGAACTGGATGGATTGGAGGAAGTGATGCTGAAACAGAAGGTGTTTGGAAATGGGTTACAGGTCCTGAAGCAGGAACTATTTTTTGGAATGGAAACGCAAACGGCTCTACACCAAATTTTGCTTTCTGGAACACAGGAGAACCAAACAACCAAGGTGATGAAGATTATGCGCACATCACTCAACCTGGCGTTGGAATACGAGGCTCTTGGAATGATTTATCAAATACTGGTTCACTTACACCTGGTGATGCTTATCAACCAAAAGGATATATTGTAGAATATGGCGGAATGCCAGGAGAAGCTCCATTAGAGATTGCAACCAGCACTAAAATCACAATTCCTGTTGCAACACCAGCCATTGATCCAACTCCTGTTTGTGATTCTGGAAGTTTTACCTTTAATGCAACTGCAAGTGCTGGAGCAACAATCAGATGGTTTGATGCTGCGGTTGGCGGAAATTTATTAGCAACAGGTTCCACCTACACTACTCCGACATTAAGTACAACTACAACATATTATGTTGATGCTGGCTGCGAATCAAATCGTAAATCGGTAAAAGCAACTGTAAATGCAACTCCCTCAGATCCTATTGCAGAGCAAGATACTTACACTAATTGCGGTCCAGGTTCTTTAACCATTAAAGCAACTTCAAATGTTGGATCTATAAACTGGTACGATGCCGCAACTGGAGGAACGAGTCTTTATATGGGTACCGCTTTTACAACTCCAAAAATTTCATCAAACACAACTTATTATGCTGAAGCATCAAACGGTACTTGTATAAATACGACTAGGATTCCAATAAATATTGAGATTTATACTCCTCCAGCTGTTTCTGATGAAACTTTGCCTTTGTGCCAATTTCAATCCATAACATTAGATGCTGGAATTTCTGGAATGAATTATTTATGGTCAAATGGCGCTACAACTCAAACTATCAGTGTCAATACCAGCGGAAAATACACTGTTGCTGTAACAAGTCCGTCTCCAGAAAATTGCACGAGTACAAAAACAATCACAGTAGAAGAACATAAAGTTCCGCAGATTGCACGTGTTGATGTTGAAGGAACTAGAGCTATTATTTATCCTGTAAAAGCCGAAGACTATTTTGAATATTCTGTAGATGGTGTAAATTTTCAAGATTCAACTATCTTTTATGATGTTCCTGGCGGACTTCAGACGGCTTATGCTAGAGAAAAAGCGGATGTGGAGGAACTACTAAACAATTTGTAGTACTTGTATTTCCTCTATTTTTTACACCAAACAACGATACGTACAACGATGTTTGGGAAGTAACCGGAATGGAAAATTATCCTCAAGCAGTAGTTACTATTTTTGACCGTTATGGAAAACTAGTCGCACAATTAAGCCGTTTTAAAATGAGTTGGGATGGTACTTTAAATCAAATTCCACTTCCTGCTTCAGATTATTGGTATGCTTTAAAAGTAGATGATTCAATGCCAGTTTTAAGAGGGCATTTTACTCTGAAAAGATAGTTTTTAATGAGAGAATATATCAATTTGATAATTAGAGAATTGTTTTTGGAATTTTCTAATTATCAAATTTTCTGATTGACACATTTAATCCAATTTCTTTTTAATTTCATTCAGTATATAAAGGTAATCTTCGTGTTTTTTTACAAAATCGCGATTAGAAACATCAATTATTAAAACATTTAAATCGGTTTGAGATTTTATGTATTCGAGATAACCGTTATTGATTTTTTCTAAATATGTTGCTTCTATATTCTGCTCATAAATACGTCCGCGTTTTTTAATGTTTTGCGACAATCTTTCCGTATTCTGATACAAATAAACATACAAATCTGGCTTTGGCATTTCTTTGTAAATAATGTCGAATAGATTTCTATACAAACGATATTCATCTTCTGCAAGCGTTATTTTGGCAAAAATCAGCGATTTAAAAATATGATAATCAGCAACTATAAAATCTTTAAATAAATCAAATTGCGCCAAATCATCGGCTAATTGCTGATAGCGGTCGGCTAAAAAAGACATTTCCAACGGAAATGCATATCGGTTTTGGTCTTTGTAAAACTTTGGCAAAAACGGATTGTCTGCAAATCGTTCTAAAACTGTTTTTCCGTTAAAATCTTCTGCAATTTTATGCACCAAAGTAGTTTTTCCTGCTCCAATATTTCCTTCAAAAGCAACATAATTGAATTGATTTAAAGGAATTTTATCAATCGGGCTTTTCAACTTTTGCACCACTGTACAAACACTTTCATCTGGAGTAATTGCAATCAACTCAGGAATTGTTTTTTGCAAAATTGGATGCCTCCAATCTAACTTTAAATCTTGCATCGGAAGTAAAACAAAATTTCTGTTTTGCATTAGCGGATGCGGAACCTGAAGTTTTTCTGTATCTATTA
It encodes:
- a CDS encoding T9SS type B sorting domain-containing protein — encoded protein: MENYPQAVVTIFDRYGKLVAQLSRFKMSWDGTLNQIPLPASDYWYALKVDDSMPVLRGHFTLKR
- the folK gene encoding 2-amino-4-hydroxy-6-hydroxymethyldihydropteridine diphosphokinase, whose translation is MKLQHQVVLSIGSNQGSRLENIQNCIDLIHQNVGTVIEVSKLYETPAWGFESDAFYNCALLLHTNSSAQKILNQILKVEKELGRIRLNQEGYQSRIIDVDLIAFDDEIIDTEKLQVPHPLMQNRNFVLLPMQDLKLDWRHPILQKTIPELIAITPDESVCTVVQKLKSPIDKIPLNQFNYVAFEGNIGAGKTTLVHKIAEDFNGKTVLERFADNPFLPKFYKDQNRYAFPLEMSFLADRYQQLADDLAQFDLFKDFIVADYHIFKSLIFAKITLAEDEYRLYRNLFDIIYKEMPKPDLYVYLYQNTERLSQNIKKRGRIYEQNIEATYLEKINNGYLEYIKSQTDLNVLIIDVSNRDFVKKHEDYLYILNEIKKKLD